From the genome of Deltaproteobacteria bacterium IMCC39524:
TCAGCAAACTGGCGGAGAATCTTTCCGGACAAAACATCATCAGCATCAAGGTGGTTGGTCACACTGACAATGTGCCGATCGGCAAGCACAGCCAGCATATCCATGCCGACAACCAAGCGCTCTCGGAAGCGAGGGCCAAACGTGCCGCAGAATATCTCTCCGACCAGCTGAAAGTTTCTGAGGCCGTCGTTGAAACCGCAGGCAGGAGCCAGGATGAACCTGTGGCCGACAACCTCACAGCTGAGGGCCGGACCAACAACCGTCGTGCCGAGTTGCAGGTTCATTCCATCAAGGAAGAACGTTCTGCCAGTCTGGAGCCGGTCAAGACGGAGAGTGGTCGACAGTCTGTCGAAACCAGGGGGCTGGCCCCGACAGGTTCGGGCAACGCTGGCATACCAGCGCCACCGATGAAGCCTGAGACCATGCCGGCCCTCGACAAGGAGTGGTTATCCACTGCAGAACCGGGCCTGGCTTGGATCTGGCCAACAAAAGGTCATTACCCGGATATCGGCACCACCAAGGTGGCGATCAAGCACGATCCTAAACAAAAGCTCCAACTGCGCAAGGATGGCCAAGACGTTCATCCATTGACCTTCGAGGGCATTCAGGTCCGCGATGATGGCAAGGTCGCGATCAGCCTGTGGCGCGGCCTCGGCCTCGATGACGGCGACAACCAGTTTGAAGTCATTGTACAGGACGCCGCAGGCAAGCCGGTCGAGCGAATCTCCCGCAACATCCACCTCTCTACGGAGCCGACCACCATCGAAGTCGTTGATCAGTACACCCACCTGATCGCCGACGGCGTCACCAAGCCACGCCTGGCTATCCGCTTACGGGATCAAGACGGTCACCCCGTACGCACTGGCAGTACAGGAGAATTTCAGGTACACCCGCCATTCTATACCGATCGTTTTGATACCGAACTGGAGCGCGAAGATGACAGCCTCAGCTCGCAGAAGCCGAAATATTTCGTCGGTCGCGATGGCATCGCCCTGTTGACACTTGAGCCGACCACCACAACCAGCGAAGCTATCTTCTCGGTCAAACTGCCTGAAAGTGAAGAAGAACTGCGTGTTTGGGTCCGCCCACACATGCGCGACTGGATCCTGGTCGGTTTTGCCGAGGGCACCGCTGGCTACAATACCTTCTCCGGCAACCAGGTCAGCCTCGACGAAGCGGGAATTGACGAGCACTTCTACGATGACGGTCAGGTGAAGTTCTTCGCCAAGGGCGCGATCAAGGGCGAGTGGCTCTTGACCATGGCCTACGATTCCGACAAACCGAATCGTGATGGTGACAGCCTGTACCAGATCATTGACCCGGATACTTACTACCCACTCTACGGCGACGGAACCAGGCAGGGTTATGAAGCTTCAAGCGCGCACGGTATTTATCTCAAGATCGAACGTGAGCAGTTCTACGCCCTCTTTGGCGACATGAGCACAGGGCTCAGCCAAACAGAACTGTCCCGCTACAACCGCACCATGAGTGGATTCAAGTCCGAGATGCAGGCGAATAATTTTAGCTACACGCTCTTTGCTGCTGACACCAAGCAGGCTTTCGCTAAGGATGAGATTCAAGGCGACGGCACTTCAGGTCGTTACTACCTCTCAGAACAAGATATCGTCATAAATTCTGAGACGGTGACCATCGAGACCCGCGATCGCTTCCACAGTGAACAGATAATCGAGTTACAAACTCTGGCTCGTCACACCGATTATGATATCGATTATGACGATGGCAGCCTCTTCTTCAAGAGCCCGATAGCGAGCAAGGATCAGAGCTTTAACCCGAACTTTATTGTTGTCCGCTACGAGACCCTAGATTCTGCTGATGAGAACTTTAACTACGGTGGCCGTGCCGCAGTCAAACTGCTCAACAAGAAAATTGAGGTCGGAGCAACCTATATCCATGAGGATAAAGGCTCTGGTGACGGCGACCTTTACGGCACTGATGTCACGGTCGAACTGAGCCCGCAGACCACTTTGCATGCCGAGATGGCCGCAACCGAAACTCAAAATTACGACCTTGACCGCGATGGTCAATCTTACCTTGCAGAAGTCAGACACAGCTCGAACCGCATCACAGGAAACACCTACTACCGTGAACAGCAGGGGTCCTTTGGCCTTGGTCAGCAGAATGACAGTGAAACCAGCACCCGCAAATACGGCGTAGATGGCTCTTACCAACTCTCTCCGCAAGTATCAGTGTCTGGTCAGGCCTACCATGAAGACAACCTCTCAACAGATGCTAAACGAGACGTCGCCGAATTCGGGAGCCGTTATGATAGAGATCGTTTCGGCGTACACACGGGCCTACGTGGAGCCCGTGATAAGTTTGAGGATGGTGAAACTCAACAGAGTAACCAATGGTTGATAGGTGGTAACTGGATGACCGCAGATCGCAAGTTGAATCTGCGAAGTGATTACGAGCAGTCGCTCGGTAATAACAACGAGAATAGCGACTTCCCGACCCTGCTTACCCTTGGTGCGGATTACAAACTTACCGAGAAGATCAGCCTTTTTGCCGAGCAGGAATTTTCCTGGGGAGACGAGGCGAACACAGACGGAACACGTGCCGGATTCAAGTCGACCCCCTGGAAGGGTGGCGACCTGCGTACGGCAGTGGAACAACAGACCAACGAGAATGGCCAAAGGGTCTTTGCCATCTTTGGTCTCGGGCAGAGTTGGCAGGTGAATGAACGGTGGGGTTTTGATGCCAGCCTCGATCGCGGTTACACGATCAAGACGCCGGACTCCGAGAGAGTCAACAACAATGTACCACCCGCCCATGGTGCAGACGACGATTTCACCTCAGTGTCGGTCGGCTCAACCTATCGCAAGGCAAAGTGGACCTGGTGGAACCGTCTCGAAACCCGTCAGGCGCAGAGCGAAGACAAGTACGGCATCAGCACCAGTGTTGTCGGCGAGCCTAAAGACGGCGTGGCTGTCTCAGCCAAGGCCCTTGCCTTTATTTCTAAAGTCTCTGGAGGCGCACGCCATACCGATGGCAACATCAGACTGGGAGCCGCGTATCGGCCTTCCTCGAGCCGCTGGATTCTCCTCAACAGGCTCGACTTCTACTTCGACAAAATGGACGACAGCGACAGTGATTACGACAACTGGCGTATCGTCAACAATCTACACGCTAACTTCCGACTTAACCGCAAACTACAGATGTCCTTCTACTATGGTTTAAAATACGTGCGCGACAGCTATAACGGCAGAAGCTACAGCGGCTACACTGACCTGATCGCATTCGAAACTCGATACAATATCAACAAGCGATGGGACATTGGTCTGCACGGCAGCATGCTTCACTCATGGAACAGCAACCAGTATGACTACAGTCTGGGGGCAGATGTTGGCTACTCGCCGATCACCAACACCTGGGTCAGCCTAGGCTACAATCTTGTTGGTTTTGAAGATGAAGACTTCTCGGCAGCGCACTACACCGCCCAGGGAGCGTATATGCGTTTCCGGGCCAAGTATGACCAACAGTCGGTCAAGGACGCAGCAAAGTGGATCAATAGATAGTCAGGCTCGGAAGAGTTAATACTGCAAACAAAGCAAAGGCCAAATGCGAAATGCATTTGGCCTTTGCTTTTATTCTTTTCGCTTTAAACGTCCTGGACATTTAAAGGTTTACAGCCTTGTCTTTAAGATAAGAAGCAACACCGTCCTTATCTGCCTTCATCCCATCATCACCCTTGTTCCAACCAGCGGGGCAGACTTCACCATACTTTTCAGTAAACTGCAGAGCATCAATCATGCGCAGCATCTCATCGACGTTACGACCAAGCGGTAGATCATTGACAACCTGGTGATGGACTTTTCCTTCCTTGTCGATCAAAAAGGAACCACGATAAGCGACCCCGGCGTCCGTAAATTCGACATCATAGGCCCGGCATATCTCGTGCTTGATGTCGGCAACCAAAGGATAATTAACCTCGCCGATACCACCCTCATCAACCGGAGTGTTGCGCCAGGCTACGTGTGTGAACTGTGAGTCGATTGAGCAACCGATGACCTGCACGTCACGGTCTTCAAACTCTTTGATTCTCTTACTGAAAGCAATCAATTCTGTCGGACAGACAAAAGTAAAATCAAGCGGATAAAAGAACAAAACAACATATTTCCCCGCGTAATCAGAAAGAGAGAAATCGGCTTTTATCGAACCATCAGCCAGAACAGCTGCTGCTGTAAAATCAGGGGCTTGTTTTCCCACAAGAACACTCATCAGTTTATCTCCTTAGGTTATTGAATTATTGGCAAACATCAATTTGGGGATTATTTTACTCGGACTGTGCAAACAGTCAAGACAATTCTGACCAATCTGGTCATTTATGCAAAAAAGAAAAAAACTGGCTTCATAGACAACCAGTTTGGCATCTACTTACAGGGTTGGAACAGTTCCTGTGTTTTTCCAGTCCGACTATTTCTTCTTACTGCGGGGGTGAGCCTTATCGTAGACAGACATCAGTTGATCGACGCTGACCTGGGTATATTTTTGCGTGGTTGAAAGAGAAGCGTGACCCAGCAACTCCTGTATGGCGCGAAGATCTGCTCCGCCATCCAGAAGGTGCGTGGCAAAAGAATGTCGCAAAGCGTGTGGGCTGATGTCTTTAATGACACCTGCTTTGATCAGGCGGGTTTTCAGGTTGCGCTGAACACTACGCGGCGTCAATCGACCTCCCCGTGCATTGAGGAACAGCGGCTCCTCCGTGTCGGGCATGTTTCGCGCTTCAAGGTAAGCCAGCAGAGCCTCATGAGATTTACGGCCGATCGGCACGATCCGTTCCTTGCGACCTTTACCCAGCACACGCACAAGCTTCTCGCGCAAATCAAGAGCTCCGATATCCAGGCCGGTCAACTCACTGACACGTAAGCCACTTGAGTAAAAGAGTTCAACAATGGCCCGGTCACGCAAATCCAGAAGCGTATTGCCATAACCACGCTCCATCAGAGCCGTGGCTTCATCGACCGAGAGGGTTTTTGGCAGATAACGATTCAACTTGGGAGACGACAAACCTTCGGCAGGATTGCTGGCCAGACGTCCCTCACGGACCAGATAACGAAAAAAAGTTCGCAAGGTGGAAAGTTTCCTGGCGATCGAAGTCCGCTGGTTGCGTTTATGCAACTCAGCGAGATAGCGCCGCAAGAGGAAGCTATCGAGCCGGGCCAGAGATTGCAGATCAGAGCCACCATGCTCTTCTAGAAAAACACGAAACTCGCCAAGATCACGCAAGTAAGCAGCTCTTGTATGGGGCGAGAGGTTTCTTTCATCAGATATATATGTGGTGAAACTGTCTATCAGCTTTTGCATCGGTGGATACACCCTTTTTCCTGTCAGAATACAACAGTGGTGTTCAGAAAAAAAGCTGTAAGGACAATCCTCTCTAAAGTTAACAGGCTTACAGCCCTTGAGCTTAATACTTAATAGCTATATCCATATTGACGGTCCTATATCCGCGTGAGATAATCTTTTCACCATGACAATATTACTCTCTCTACTGCTCTATTTGATGAAGACAACTATCTGCGTGGTGGCCCTGACGGTTCTGCTGAGTTATACCGTTGCCTGGTATGAGCGCGCGAACTCAAGCCCAGCGCTGATTGACCGACGCTTTACAACGCGCGGAATCGGTATCGCATTCTGGTTGCTCATTCAGGAGACAGGCTGTCTGCTACTGACGATCCTGCTTCGGCCTCTCGGTTGGCGACAACCACAAATTCCCGATTCGAAAGATTCTGAGAAACCGCCTGTCATTCTCCTGCATGGTCTGTTTCAGAACCGTAGTTGTCTTCTCTGGCTGCAACACCGGCTAAAAGCGGCCGGATATCAGCAGGTCATCAGCATTAATACGCCCCCATGGCGCGACATAGAGGCTTTGTCAGAGCAGTTGGCAAAAAAGGTCGATGAACTTCGCATCCACCTTAAAGTCGAAAAAGTCATCCTGATCGGCCACTCAATGGGAGGGCTGATCGCACGCAACTACGTACAGAGCCGTGGCGGCTCTGCTCATGTACAAGCGATGGTGACTCTCGGTTCACCTCATCACGGTTCGAAGCTGGCCCCTTTTGCTCTCTCGACGATGGGAAAGAGCCTCTTGCCCGGATGCGAGTTCCTCACTAGGTTCAACAGCGTCCCATGGCCCGAGGCAACGCCTGCGACTTCGATTTTTACCCGCTACGACAATATTGTCCTCCCCGTGGAATCAGCCAAAATGGAGGGTGCCCGTCATTTTGAACTCGATGGCATGGGGCATACCGCCCTGCTCTTCCACCCCCGTGCGTTACAAACGGTTATCGAAGCTTTGAGCAGCAAAGCTTAATGAAAACCCTTCAGGTAAGAAGCAACCGGCAGGTTGAGATGATCGACATCTCGGCGGACGTTTGTAAAGTCATACGCGAGACCGGAGTGACTGAGGGTCTGGCCGTTATCTTCACTCACCATACAACCGCAGCTATCACAATCAACGAAAATGCCGACCCGGCGGTTTGCCACGATCTGGTGATGGCGATCAATAAGATCGTGCCGATGCAGGATGCTTATCGTCACCTCGAAGGCAACAGCGCCGCTCACCTGAAAAGCAGCCTTTTTGGTGCCAGTGAAACCTTGATCATCAATAACGGCGAACTACGGCTCGGCACCTGGCAGGGGATTTACTTCTGTGAATTCGATGGGCCCCGTCAACGCCAGGTACAGATCCAGGTTATCAGCCAATGAGCCATTCCGTCTCACTGCAAGCCTTAACCGATTATGACCCCGCTCGAGTGCAGGACGCGCTACATCTTCTCCTTGAACCACTAGGGGGCATTTCCAGCTTTATCAAATCCGGCCAGAAGGTCCTTTTAAAGCCCAACATGTTGGCCGGCAAGACCCCTGAGAAAGCCGTCACCACTCATCCGGAAATCGTACGCCAGGTCATCCTTATGGCCCAGAGTGCCGGTGGGCATATCAGCGTAGGAGACTCGCCCGGGTTGGGCAAACCGGAGAACGTCGCCCGCAAATGCGGCATAATGGACGTGATTGAGGAGACCGGAGTTCATTTCGCACCCTTTGAGGAATCCGTTCCGATCACTCTAAAAACAGGGACCTTCCATCATTTGGAAGTAGCCAGAGAAGCCCTGGAAACCGACGTTATCATCAACCTGCCCAAACTCAAGACTCACCAGATGATGGGTTATACCGGAGCGGTCAAAAACCTTTTCGGGCTCGTAGTCGGCATGCGCAAAGTCCGGTTGCATCTTCAAGCGGGGACCGACAAAGCGTTCTTTGCCCTGATGCTGCTTGAGCTAGCGGAACGCTTCCAGCCGGCCCTTTCGATCATGGACGCGGTTATCGCCATGGAAGGTAATGGCCCAGGTAACGGCGACCCAGTTCAGCTAGGGGCTTTGCTCGCATCAACAACACCCATTGCTCTCGACACTATCGCGACCGCCATGGTTAACCTTCCGGAGCAAAGAGTCTGGACCCAACGCGTTGCCAGAGAATCAGGACGTGAGGGCGTCTCGATTAACGAGATCATTCTTCAGGGCGCAGATTTGTCCTCGCTGGCAACAACCAACTTCCTTGCAGCGAAGAATTCCGATGTCAACTTCGGGTTGCCGACCCCCGTCAAAAACCTGCTCAAAAATGCCATCACCGCACAACCCGGCATCACCGGTGATTGCAAAAAGTGCGGACATTGTGTCACCCATTGTCCTCCAGAGGCCGTGAGTATTGATGAGCGTGGTGTCCAGATTGACTATGGTCGATGTATTCGTTGTTTCTGTTGCCAGGAACTTTGTCCTCATGGCGCAATTGTCACCCAGCAAGGTGTCCTGTTGCGGTTAGCAGAATTTATTCAGGGGCAGAGAGGCAACAACGATAAGACCCGGTAAATAAGGCAATTGACGCAGACGTATTGACTCGCCTTGGACTTTTCTACGAATCACTTCAACAAACAGCCACCTCCATTCGTCTCTACATAAACAGGCAATTAAAATTTCAAAAAACAAGAAACAGTGTTTTAAAAAACAAAAAAATAGTATATATTGTCATTATATAATTCTTCGAATACCCTGTTTTTACTGAAAAGGAATAATAATATGCTGTTTGTCTGGGATGAAGATTACCGAACAGGCATCGATGAGATCGACCGTGACCACAAGGGCTTGGTCAACTTGATCAATGACCTTTATGAAGCAATGCAGGACGGAAGCGGTGGCGCCCTGCTTCTGCCAATATTTTCAGCGCTGAAGCGTTACACGGAGGATCACTTCGTTAAAGAAGAACGTTACATGATTGAGTGCGGAGCCCCGGATCAGAGCAAGCATTTCCAGGAACATAAACGCATGGCGGAAACCCTTGCCGACCTGGAAAGCAGACACCGCCATGGAGAAGCCGCAATTTCCCTGCAAACACTGACCTTCTTGCGGGACTGGCTAAAAAACCACATCTGCGTCGTAGACCAGGCGATGGCGGCCAAGATCAAAAAACAAGCAGAAAGGCTGGACACATAAGTCTTCGGGTTGCACACTGAAGGCTCATCTCACAAAGACAACGGGGGCATCTCACCAAGAGATGCCCCCGTTATTTTTACTATGGTCGGCAAAAGCCACCATGACAGCCTACTCCTCGTACACTAGCACGCGAATCAGGCCACAGGTATTTCCTGCTTCGACCGTCGTTGAGTCACTCACAGACAGGACTCTGGTAATGTTGTTTTCACTGACAAACCGGTTCACTCGTTCATCCAGTTCACCAAGCTCACGTTGCGCCCTGAAGGGCTGCAAAGGTTCGCCGAAGGTTTTGACTTTGATCATGGAGGCCTCCTCCGGCGGTCTGGTCATCAGACCTGGACCACCTCTTTAACCTCAGGAAGCTTGTCCCTGAGAGTTCTCTCGATACCCATCTTCAGAGTCATGGTTGACATGGGGCAGGAGCCACATGCGCCGGTCAGCCTGACGCTGACGATACCGTCGTCGGTAACATCAACCAGTTCAACATCGCCACCATCGGCCTGCAACGCAGGACGAACCAGCTCAAGGACTTCCTGGACCTTTTCTTTCATCGAATTATCTCCTTAATCTCTTATTGTTAGTTAGCAGCAAACCTGCTTTGTTCGCTTCCGTTAACCCGGAACAGCACCAGTTTAACAGAAAGACGAATATATTTCATAGCCAGGGGGATTTTATGCCCTATCGACAGCCTCTGACTCTCTCAACCGAAAGGGATCGCACCGATTGCGCGGCTACAGGACAGCTCCGGGGAGCCAACATTCTTTCCCTGAACAAGGACCTTGAAAGTTTCTCCCATCCCCGCCTCCGGCATAATCAGATTTTTCAAAGTAAGGCGCAAGGCGCGTGCTTCCTTTTCATCCGACGCGGCCGCTTCGAGCTTGACCAATTCTTCAAAAAACCCAAGTGCCAGCAAGAAACGATACTGTTCACCAAACCAGAGTGTTTCCAAACCCACCTCGCAACCGGCTTTCTGCAAGGCGGTAAAATCAACGTGCGCGGTGATATCTTTCTCACCCACACGATCATAGGGGTTATCGTCAGCCTGGTGTCGATGGTAACACATCAAGGTTCCGGCCCTTCGATAAGGGGCATAGAGTTCTTCGACCGGATAACCATAGTCTATCGTTATCGCAAAGCCTTTTTCAATCCGCTTGCCAACATGTCGCATCCACGCAGGAGCGGCCAGGTTGGCTTCAGCACGATTCCCTTCCACAGGAGACGAGCCGAGCCAGCTAAAATATTCACCCAACTCAGGCCCTGCGGGCTCACGCAATTCTTCTACGAAAGCATCATCGCGGGTGGTGACAAAAACTTCCTGAAGCTGTCCATCGTGTTTCTCGACAAGTTGCACGGGGAAGGCATCAACCAGCTCATTGGACAGGAAGCAACCTGAAGCTATTGACCAATCATCAGTAGAGCACCAGGCAACTCGATCAATATGTTTTTCAAGATTCTCACTTTGCCGTTGACGATTGTCCTGACTGACCTCAACAAGAGTGTATTGCAACTGTGAATAAAGCTCTGGAGCTTCCTCTGCGATCGCATCGAGAATATCCTGGGCCAGATGTCCTTCTCCAGCCCCCTGCTCGACCACCTGAAAAGCTCCACCACCAAGCAAGGTGAACATCTGCATCAACTGCCGAGCAACAAGGCGGCCGAAGAGGGCATTGACACTACTGGAGGTAAAAAAGTCACCGGACTTGCCAATCCGGTCGCGTGGGGCCATGTAATAACCATATTCAGGGTGATAAAGGGCCTGCTCCATAAAGGCTGCAAAGCGGACTCCATCGGAGCTCTTAAGCTGCTGTAGCAGCAAAGCGGACAGGGGCGTAGGGTTTTCTTGTGGGGGAACTTGCGAGGTCATAAAGATTCGTATCTCCTGCAACTTATCAGAGGCCAGGAACCGACATTCCTTTAAAATCGAGCCGGCAGTTTAACGCAGCCAATACTGGAGTACAAGAGTCGATTACAAGATGGAAACGAGCACGGGCCTGGCCGAAAGAAGAGCGCCTGGATCGTTTGTGAATAGTCCGGAGACACCCATCCTCAACATGCTTCTGGCTTGTTCAGGCCGATCAACGGTCCACACCGAAACAGGCAGGCCCAGGTTTCTACACGCAGACATCATTCTGCGGCAAACCAGGTTGTCCGCAGGATGGAATGCACAAGCAGAGATTTCGTTGGCAAACCGAACCGCCTGCCTCCAGTTGCCGGCTTCAAAAAGGACCGCCAGCGGCAGTGCTTCATCGAGCGAGCGCAAACCTCTCAACAAGTCGTAATCAAAGGAGGATATTATAAATTCAGCATCAGGGTGCTGGCGCAGCAACGACAGCACTTCGACTCCGGTTGAAAACTCTTTCAGCTCAAGGTTCAGGCTGAGCTTTCCAGTAAACGCTGACAGAACTTCTGCAAGGGTCGGTAGCGGCGCCCTTATAAACTCGGGGGAGAACCAACCACCGGCATCGAGCTTCTGCAACTGCTCCAGACTCGCATCCGCAACAAGCCCCTGGCCATCAGTGGTCCTCTCCAGAGATTCGTCGTGGATCACGACAGGGATACCATCTCGAGAGAGATGGATATCAAGTTCAAGACCGTCAGCTCCGAGTTCAACCGCAGCAGAAAACGCTGCCATGGTGTTTTCCGGAGCAAATTTTGAAGCGCCACGATGAGCCCAGATGAAAGGACGTTGCATACCTGTTAGACTTTCTTTTCAACGCATAGAAATAAACGGGTAAGAGGCGACAAGGAAAAGATGCGATTTGACCTGTTAATGATTGTCATAGGCTTGTTATTGCTGGTGGCGATGACTCTTACATTGCTTTTCGGTCGCGAGTATAGTCGTCACGGCTATGGCACCTTTCTTTCAAACAGTAAAGAATGCCCTTCTATAACGGCCTGATTATTCCTTTTGACTTTCCCCGTGCCACACTCCTCGACCCTCGCTCCCCCTAAGGGCCACCCTGCAAAACAGGAAGCCCTTTTTGGGCCCAGGCATAAATTCCACCGGACAGGTTGTAAATCTCAGGGTAGCCCTGTCGAGCCAGATAATTAACGACCTGGGCGCTACGTGAACCAACGGCACAGTAGACCAGAACCGGACGATCTTTGGGGACCTCTGCGAGGCGCTTCACAAACTGATCAATCGGGATCAAACGTGCCCCATCGAGCCGTGCCTGCTGGTATTCGCCAAAAGTGCGGACATCAAGGAGGAAAAGATCACCACGCTGGCCAACCATTGCATAGGCCTCCTGAGAAGACAGATTGCGGGCAACAGCGGCGTTGGCATAAACCGGGAGTAGTATCAGCAGTAAAACAAAGGAGAAAACAAACTTACATCTCATAACCAGACCTCTTTTAGTAGATTCACAATACTTTAACATTGTCATTATAACTGAAAACGGCAATCGATGACGACAAGCAACTCAACCAGAAACGAGCCGCCTTAGTCTCCAATAGCAGCGGCTTACTATATTCAAAAAACAATATTAATACACCCAAAAAAAATTGTCTTTCCCTATGAAAAATGTCATCATGACTGCCGCTGTCAAACAGCAAGAGCATTTCATACAAGATCCTTACAGAATGAGCCAAAACGCAGCGCTCGCAACAAGTCTCTGTCGCGACCGCAAAACCCCGGGAGAATGCCGATGGATCGTAACCTAGCACTTGAGCTGATCAGAGTCACTGAAGCAGCAGCCCTTTCATGCGGCCGCTGGGTTGGCAAAGGCGACAAAATGGCAGCAGATGACGCAGCCACAACAGCGATGCGCAGCTCCCTCGACTCCATGGAGATCTCCGGCACAGTGGTCATCGGCGAAGGCGAGATGGACGAAGCTCCCATGCTTTATATAGGTGAGAAACTGGGACGCGGCAACGGCCAGGAAGTGGATATCGCTGTCGACCCTCTCGAAGGAACCAATATCTGCGCCAAGGGCCTTAATGGCTCAATCGCAACGATTGCCCTGGCCCCTCGAGGCGGATTCCTGCACGCCCCCGACATGTACATGGAAAAAATTGCTGTTGGCCCGACGGCAAGAGGGGCCATCGACATCAACGAATCACCAACGGTCAACCTGCAAAGGGTTGCCGATGCGAAAAAATGCTATATTGAAGACCTCACCGTTGTGATTCTTGATCGGCCCCGGCATGATAAAATCGTCGATGAAATCCGTAAAGCTGGAGCTCGCATTCACCTGATCACCGACGGTGATGTCGCTCCGGCTATCGCTGCCGCAGTTGAAGGCAGCGGCGTAGACATGCTGCTTGGCATCGGTGGCGCTCCGGAAGGAGTTCTCGCTGCTGCGGCTTTGAAATGTATGGGCGGAGATATGCAGGGCAGACTGGTATTCATGAACGATGAAGAACGTGAACGCGCCAAAGGCATGGGCATTGACGACTTCGACAAAGTCTACCAATGCAACGAGATGGCCAATGGGGATGTTGTTTTCGCCGCAACCGGCGTGACCAGCGGCGAACTGCTACGTGGCACCCGCTACTACTCAGGAGGCGCAGAAACCCACTCTATCGTTATGCG
Proteins encoded in this window:
- a CDS encoding OmpA family protein, with protein sequence MLRQVCVLGCLVLGIAATADAVPPGTLISNTASATYDLPNGSPGTRDSNPVDIITEIRRTPSEITFLQYAPTNPEGSYTATIPATTYSTTGDLASPAPFGPIDGYNDAYQLPGTIPVVAAQIFHGGQPLIIRLEDKDQNVDNAVAETVYVRITCPDTGDDELLQLTEDGNNSGFFYGYVITASSSDTNRNGILSVIADCSLTASYTDAFDGQDVSVDAALIDPYGFVFDTVTGELLDGARVTLFDVTAGAPAEVFDDFGQPGYPSTVTTGDPDLNFPSGGFRFPLIEPGSEYRLDIIPPAGYGSPSSVQPDILRDQFDQFTIDDLASYGEVFFIKLGPAIKIDIPVDPAPVGLWLQKEALDDVVAVGDFLMYTLTVENLSESVAAYDVVIDDRLPLGFRYQSGSLRVAGREVADPAIARNGRQMQLIVGEVPAAAKVSLNYVVEVGAGAQLGYAVNRAMASDAQATQSNQATARVMVRDDFFRNNAFIMGRVKVGSCEIDDTAKDGLGQTRIYLEDGTYAVTDSNGMYHFEGVTPGVHVVQLDLNTLPAGYESLSCEQNTQFSGRSFSQFVDLQGGTLWVSDFYVAPKPPAVGTVDLSMNSQVDGHLITHSIDIATAAVPADNLRLTVILPQGSTYLPGSAKIDGQPLTDPSVSGPAAVFRLGNLPADKRVNVSFQADSDVDQQVGEKTTKAMVLFDSPASSNQKTPLAETVVRIEEEVITEASKVNLTAHYPTFAAEIQEQDKAEISKLAENLSGQNIISIKVVGHTDNVPIGKHSQHIHADNQALSEARAKRAAEYLSDQLKVSEAVVETAGRSQDEPVADNLTAEGRTNNRRAELQVHSIKEERSASLEPVKTESGRQSVETRGLAPTGSGNAGIPAPPMKPETMPALDKEWLSTAEPGLAWIWPTKGHYPDIGTTKVAIKHDPKQKLQLRKDGQDVHPLTFEGIQVRDDGKVAISLWRGLGLDDGDNQFEVIVQDAAGKPVERISRNIHLSTEPTTIEVVDQYTHLIADGVTKPRLAIRLRDQDGHPVRTGSTGEFQVHPPFYTDRFDTELEREDDSLSSQKPKYFVGRDGIALLTLEPTTTTSEAIFSVKLPESEEELRVWVRPHMRDWILVGFAEGTAGYNTFSGNQVSLDEAGIDEHFYDDGQVKFFAKGAIKGEWLLTMAYDSDKPNRDGDSLYQIIDPDTYYPLYGDGTRQGYEASSAHGIYLKIEREQFYALFGDMSTGLSQTELSRYNRTMSGFKSEMQANNFSYTLFAADTKQAFAKDEIQGDGTSGRYYLSEQDIVINSETVTIETRDRFHSEQIIELQTLARHTDYDIDYDDGSLFFKSPIASKDQSFNPNFIVVRYETLDSADENFNYGGRAAVKLLNKKIEVGATYIHEDKGSGDGDLYGTDVTVELSPQTTLHAEMAATETQNYDLDRDGQSYLAEVRHSSNRITGNTYYREQQGSFGLGQQNDSETSTRKYGVDGSYQLSPQVSVSGQAYHEDNLSTDAKRDVAEFGSRYDRDRFGVHTGLRGARDKFEDGETQQSNQWLIGGNWMTADRKLNLRSDYEQSLGNNNENSDFPTLLTLGADYKLTEKISLFAEQEFSWGDEANTDGTRAGFKSTPWKGGDLRTAVEQQTNENGQRVFAIFGLGQSWQVNERWGFDASLDRGYTIKTPDSERVNNNVPPAHGADDDFTSVSVGSTYRKAKWTWWNRLETRQAQSEDKYGISTSVVGEPKDGVAVSAKALAFISKVSGGARHTDGNIRLGAAYRPSSSRWILLNRLDFYFDKMDDSDSDYDNWRIVNNLHANFRLNRKLQMSFYYGLKYVRDSYNGRSYSGYTDLIAFETRYNINKRWDIGLHGSMLHSWNSNQYDYSLGADVGYSPITNTWVSLGYNLVGFEDEDFSAAHYTAQGAYMRFRAKYDQQSVKDAAKWINR
- a CDS encoding peroxiredoxin yields the protein MSVLVGKQAPDFTAAAVLADGSIKADFSLSDYAGKYVVLFFYPLDFTFVCPTELIAFSKRIKEFEDRDVQVIGCSIDSQFTHVAWRNTPVDEGGIGEVNYPLVADIKHEICRAYDVEFTDAGVAYRGSFLIDKEGKVHHQVVNDLPLGRNVDEMLRMIDALQFTEKYGEVCPAGWNKGDDGMKADKDGVASYLKDKAVNL
- the xerC gene encoding tyrosine recombinase XerC; translated protein: MQKLIDSFTTYISDERNLSPHTRAAYLRDLGEFRVFLEEHGGSDLQSLARLDSFLLRRYLAELHKRNQRTSIARKLSTLRTFFRYLVREGRLASNPAEGLSSPKLNRYLPKTLSVDEATALMERGYGNTLLDLRDRAIVELFYSSGLRVSELTGLDIGALDLREKLVRVLGKGRKERIVPIGRKSHEALLAYLEARNMPDTEEPLFLNARGGRLTPRSVQRNLKTRLIKAGVIKDISPHALRHSFATHLLDGGADLRAIQELLGHASLSTTQKYTQVSVDQLMSVYDKAHPRSKKK
- a CDS encoding alpha/beta fold hydrolase is translated as MTILLSLLLYLMKTTICVVALTVLLSYTVAWYERANSSPALIDRRFTTRGIGIAFWLLIQETGCLLLTILLRPLGWRQPQIPDSKDSEKPPVILLHGLFQNRSCLLWLQHRLKAAGYQQVISINTPPWRDIEALSEQLAKKVDELRIHLKVEKVILIGHSMGGLIARNYVQSRGGSAHVQAMVTLGSPHHGSKLAPFALSTMGKSLLPGCEFLTRFNSVPWPEATPATSIFTRYDNIVLPVESAKMEGARHFELDGMGHTALLFHPRALQTVIEALSSKA